From the Scophthalmus maximus strain ysfricsl-2021 chromosome 11, ASM2237912v1, whole genome shotgun sequence genome, one window contains:
- the zbbx gene encoding mucin-6 isoform X7, translated as MRRVSSFKDGDNVTSHKRLFAKDASKYAGGIPESPERGAMNLNKVVLPPDNKARSVKLNARNLRVLQIETVTQESKEIEEKLQQLKRSMSKEKEERGHSGGFKWKSGRCGSLDNKTLKDSAKEDKKNRLQKLSAGKMKIRILKDEPLTAPPQPPPLPPAIGPRTPTRNRLKGPICGQCEVKTAGLNCAECTENYCIGCFARFHQKGALKLHRMIPFQTELRTHVSTRDVLSYSPSTSTSPSSNPVTSLPVLSSASSRRGGQSPEMGREAVEKPLQTHPDTSQVLVANRAAERRFEMGLARGDEKGFPTSLLSGEYNEEESASSFQAALRQWRGETSDGAGDATSEVAMWIPLRPVSAIAIQADLPPDREAEGQESGGGKGRMTLRVEFTEDNLTYMDRLLLKKHRRLPIQTYDPSLAFRPDLKSDTNTKEEEVESSLTAREEDFRRYCASLFAVPVTGGRTQTQIATPEPCLVIEVLDEKNRDINGVCAEQRTNNKEVPLLKQVSSDGGASVPQTALTGVGSSGVGVSPHSPTQASRHSSRAPTEPKTALELGPPKPQTSKAEHAMKSLPSKSLPSPCPTAETTRTSQTSIKTPNSKSQKPTCSPAVPKSKAHHEIPNLLCFPPLFPSDVSLAGTRSPLPKEPLSPSPSASFSLRSKSALSPSSSTEVTLFPEVRHSTPLRQRSDSSLQPEQSQSSNLFQEPISSPMLSQSAPSNLEAPEQSQHSLSDPDSFLSDNELKLPQSSGPNPRPKSLEPTQSQTNPAPFSTAVKTLSSSFNQSPSEVNSREKSTPSYGDATVYTSSPSFSGDPESTHQARQDTKCIPSISSHPLNVVQNHPFTVRMKEEEELSMDSGDEMSSDSLDLASHDGGSSDEDAQMRGRLTRRRSREGEQGISATSHLGDSFVPAHADVEKDLQTDEPERLSEEPYTVTHNWSAGSGSERLSSLRGLSPRRVDLNSAHSDTPEHTHFDPGSTESESPGPSGRLSTNTEGHLFLKMDNNMQATGIQIRSATTSRRGETSAYEQATSGTHRASSCGEMNSGSRTQHGSQ; from the exons ATGAGACGAGTGAGCTCGTTCAAAGATGGCGACAATGTAACATCTCAT AAGAGACTCTTTGCGAAAGACGCATCGAAATACGCTGGAGGAATACCTGAGTCCCCGGAAAGAGGAGCCATGAATTTGAACAAAGTCGTGTTGCCTCCTGACAACAAGGCCAGATCTGTCAAACTCAACGCCAG GAACCTGCGAGTGCTACAGATAGAGACGGTGACCCAGGAGAGCAAAGAGATCGAGGAGAAACTGCAACAGCTGAAACGCAGCATGagtaaagagaaggaggagagagg GCATTCAGGAGGGTTTAAATGGAAGTCTGGACGATGTGGTTCCCTCGACAACAAAACTCTAAAAGACAGCGCCAAGGAGGACAAGAAGAACAGACTCCAAAAG CTGTCAGCAGGCAAGATGAAGATCCGAATACTGAAGGATGAACCACTGACAG CCCCGCCTCAGCCACCACCTCTACCTCCTGCCATTGGTCCTCGGACACCAACAAGAAACAGGCTGAAAGGACCAATCTGTGGACAGTGTGAAGTCAAGACTGCTGGACTA aACTGTGCTGAATGCACGGAGAACTACTGCATTGGCTGTTTTGCCAGATTCCACCAGAAGGGGGCACTGAAGCTCCACAGAATGATCCCCTTTCAG ACAGAACTGCGGACGCACGTGAGCACTCGAGATGTTCTCAGTTACTCTCCTAGCACCTCTACAAGTCCTAGTTCCAACCCCGTGACCAGTCTCCCCGTCTTGTCCAGTGCAAGTAGCAGACGAGGAGGACAGAGCCCGGAAATGGGAAGAGAGGCGGTGGAAAAACCTCTGCAAACGCACCCTGATACCAGCCAG GTGTTGGTCGCGAATCGCGCAGCGGAGAGACGCTTTGAAATGGGGCTGGCAAGAGGGGACGAGAAGGGATTCCCCACTTCTCTTCTTAGTGGAGAATACAACGAGGAGGAGTCGGCGAGCTCTTTCCAGGCGGCTCTCAGACAGTGGAGAGGGGAGACGAGTGATGGAGCAGGGGACGCCACAAGTGAGGTTGCAATGTGGATACCACTCCGTCCAG TCTCAGCTATAGCAATCCAGGCCGACCTCCCTCCAGACAGAGAAGCTGAAGGACAAGAAagtggagggggaaaagggaggaTGACTCTCCGGGTGGAGTTCACTGAGGACAACCTTACCTACATGGACAGATTGCTTCTCAAGAAGCACCGCAG gttaCCGATTCAAACGTATGATCCTTCGCTGGCCTTTCGTCCAGATTTAAAATCTGACACCAAcaccaaggaggaggaggtggagagcaGCCTAACAG ctaGGGAGGAGGATTTCCGTCGCTACTGTGCATCATTGTTTGCCGTCCCTGTCACCGGCGGCAGGACTCAGACTCAGATTGCTACACCTGAACCGTGCCTCGTCATAGAAGTCCTGGATGAG aaaaacagagacataAATGGAGTCTGTGCTGAACAGAGGACAAACAACAAAGA GGTTCCCTTGTTGAAGCAGGTCTCCAGCGACGGAGGGGCATCTGTGCCCCAAACGGCCTTAACCGGTGTTGGGTCCTCAGGAGTCGGCGTCTCTCCTCACAGTCCAACTCAAGCATCCAGACACTCATCCAGAGCACCAACAGAGCCTAAAACAGCTCTGGAGCTCGGTCCACCCAAGCCTCAGACGTCAAAAGCCGAACACGCAATGAAAT CGTTACCCTCTAAAAGTTTGCCATCACCATGCCCGACTGCTGAGACAACAAGGACTTCACAGACATCAATCAAGACACCAAACTCCAAGTCACAAAAGCCCACTTGTTCCCCCGCTGTGCCCAAATCAAAAGCTCACCATGAAATCCCTAACTTATTATGCTTCCCTCCCCTATTTCCGTCTGATGTGTCTCTGGCTGGTACCAGATCACCGCTACCCAAAGagcctctctccccttctccatCTGCATCCTTCTCGCTCAGGTCCAAATCTGCACTCTCACCATCAAGCTCTACTGAGGTAACTTTGTTTCCTGAAGTTCGCCATTCAACCCCATTACGACAACGCTCGGACTCATCTCTGCAGCCAGAACAATCACAATCTTCCAATTTATTTCAAGAACCAATCTCATCCCCAATGCTTTCTCAATCAGCACCAAGCAATCTGGAGGCCCCGGAGCAATCCCAGCATTCCTTGAGTGACCCAGACTCTTTCCTATCAGATAATGAACTCAAGCTGCCGCAGTCTTCCGGGCCAAACCCACGACCAAAATCCCTGGAACCAACGCAGTCACAGACAAACCCTGCACCGTTTAGCACGGCTGTAAAAACCCTATCAAGTTCATTTAACCAGTCCCCGTCAGAAGTAAATTCTAGAGAAAAGTCAACTCCATCATATGGGGATGCTACGGTTTATAcgtcttctccctccttctctggTGACCCTGAATCAACCCATCAAGCTCGGCAGGATACAAAGTGCATCCCATCGATTTCATCACATCCCTTAAATGTCGTCCAGAATCACCCTTTCACTGTGAgaatgaaggaggaagaggagctatCAATGG ACAGTGGAGATGAAATGTCCAGCGATAGTCTGGATCTGGCTTCACATGACGGAGGCTCTTCAGATGAAGACGCACAGATGCGCGGACGTTTAACGAGACGGAGATCCAGAGAAGGAGAGCAAGGGATTTCTGCCACGTCTCATCTCGGAGATTCCTTTGTTCCTGCACATGCAGACGTAGAAAAGGATCTGCAGACTGATGAGCCAGAACGGCTGTCAGAAGAACCATACAcg GTGACGCACAACTGGAGTGCTGGGTCTGGATCAGAGCGATTGTCTAGTCTGCGGGGGCTCTCCCCTCGCAGAGTGGATTTGAATTCTGCTCACTCTGACAcgccagaacacacacactttgacccAGGCTCAACAG
- the zbbx gene encoding uncharacterized protein zbbx isoform X6: MRRVSSFKDGDNVTSHKRLFAKDASKYAGGIPESPERGAMNLNKVVLPPDNKARSVKLNARNLRVLQIETVTQESKEIEEKLQQLKRSMSKEKEERGHSGGFKWKSGRCGSLDNKTLKDSAKEDKKNRLQKLSAGKMKIRILKDEPLTAPPQPPPLPPAIGPRTPTRNRLKGPICGQCEVKTAGLNCAECTENYCIGCFARFHQKGALKLHRMIPFQTELRTHVSTRDVLSYSPSTSTSPSSNPVTSLPVLSSASSRRGGQSPEMGREAVEKPLQTHPDTSQVLVANRAAERRFEMGLARGDEKGFPTSLLSGEYNEEESASSFQAALRQWRGETSDGAGDATSEVAMWIPLRPVSAIAIQADLPPDREAEGQESGGGKGRMTLRVEFTEDNLTYMDRLLLKKHRRLPIQTYDPSLAFRPDLKSDTNTKEEEVESSLTAREEDFRRYCASLFAVPVTGGRTQTQIATPEPCLVIEVLDEKNRDINGVCAEQRTNNKEVPLLKQVSSDGGASVPQTALTGVGSSGVGVSPHSPTQASRHSSRAPTEPKTALELGPPKPQTSKAEHAMKSLPSKSLPSPCPTAETTRTSQTSIKTPNSKSQKPTCSPAVPKSKAHHEIPNLLCFPPLFPSDVSLAGTRSPLPKEPLSPSPSASFSLRSKSALSPSSSTEVTLFPEVRHSTPLRQRSDSSLQPEQSQSSNLFQEPISSPMLSQSAPSNLEAPEQSQHSLSDPDSFLSDNELKLPQSSGPNPRPKSLEPTQSQTNPAPFSTAVKTLSSSFNQSPSEVNSREKSTPSYGDATVYTSSPSFSGDPESTHQARQDTKCIPSISSHPLNVVQNHPFTVRMKEEEELSMDSGDEMSSDSLDLASHDGGSSDEDAQMRGRLTRRRSREGEQGISATSHLGDSFVPAHADVEKDLQTDEPERLSEEPYTVTHNWSAGSGSERLSSLRGLSPRRVDLNSAHSDTPEHTHFDPGSTESESPGPSGRLSTNTEGHLFLKMDNNMQATGIQIRSATTSRRGETSAYEQATSETGTHRASSCGEMNSGSRTQHGSQ, translated from the exons ATGAGACGAGTGAGCTCGTTCAAAGATGGCGACAATGTAACATCTCAT AAGAGACTCTTTGCGAAAGACGCATCGAAATACGCTGGAGGAATACCTGAGTCCCCGGAAAGAGGAGCCATGAATTTGAACAAAGTCGTGTTGCCTCCTGACAACAAGGCCAGATCTGTCAAACTCAACGCCAG GAACCTGCGAGTGCTACAGATAGAGACGGTGACCCAGGAGAGCAAAGAGATCGAGGAGAAACTGCAACAGCTGAAACGCAGCATGagtaaagagaaggaggagagagg GCATTCAGGAGGGTTTAAATGGAAGTCTGGACGATGTGGTTCCCTCGACAACAAAACTCTAAAAGACAGCGCCAAGGAGGACAAGAAGAACAGACTCCAAAAG CTGTCAGCAGGCAAGATGAAGATCCGAATACTGAAGGATGAACCACTGACAG CCCCGCCTCAGCCACCACCTCTACCTCCTGCCATTGGTCCTCGGACACCAACAAGAAACAGGCTGAAAGGACCAATCTGTGGACAGTGTGAAGTCAAGACTGCTGGACTA aACTGTGCTGAATGCACGGAGAACTACTGCATTGGCTGTTTTGCCAGATTCCACCAGAAGGGGGCACTGAAGCTCCACAGAATGATCCCCTTTCAG ACAGAACTGCGGACGCACGTGAGCACTCGAGATGTTCTCAGTTACTCTCCTAGCACCTCTACAAGTCCTAGTTCCAACCCCGTGACCAGTCTCCCCGTCTTGTCCAGTGCAAGTAGCAGACGAGGAGGACAGAGCCCGGAAATGGGAAGAGAGGCGGTGGAAAAACCTCTGCAAACGCACCCTGATACCAGCCAG GTGTTGGTCGCGAATCGCGCAGCGGAGAGACGCTTTGAAATGGGGCTGGCAAGAGGGGACGAGAAGGGATTCCCCACTTCTCTTCTTAGTGGAGAATACAACGAGGAGGAGTCGGCGAGCTCTTTCCAGGCGGCTCTCAGACAGTGGAGAGGGGAGACGAGTGATGGAGCAGGGGACGCCACAAGTGAGGTTGCAATGTGGATACCACTCCGTCCAG TCTCAGCTATAGCAATCCAGGCCGACCTCCCTCCAGACAGAGAAGCTGAAGGACAAGAAagtggagggggaaaagggaggaTGACTCTCCGGGTGGAGTTCACTGAGGACAACCTTACCTACATGGACAGATTGCTTCTCAAGAAGCACCGCAG gttaCCGATTCAAACGTATGATCCTTCGCTGGCCTTTCGTCCAGATTTAAAATCTGACACCAAcaccaaggaggaggaggtggagagcaGCCTAACAG ctaGGGAGGAGGATTTCCGTCGCTACTGTGCATCATTGTTTGCCGTCCCTGTCACCGGCGGCAGGACTCAGACTCAGATTGCTACACCTGAACCGTGCCTCGTCATAGAAGTCCTGGATGAG aaaaacagagacataAATGGAGTCTGTGCTGAACAGAGGACAAACAACAAAGA GGTTCCCTTGTTGAAGCAGGTCTCCAGCGACGGAGGGGCATCTGTGCCCCAAACGGCCTTAACCGGTGTTGGGTCCTCAGGAGTCGGCGTCTCTCCTCACAGTCCAACTCAAGCATCCAGACACTCATCCAGAGCACCAACAGAGCCTAAAACAGCTCTGGAGCTCGGTCCACCCAAGCCTCAGACGTCAAAAGCCGAACACGCAATGAAAT CGTTACCCTCTAAAAGTTTGCCATCACCATGCCCGACTGCTGAGACAACAAGGACTTCACAGACATCAATCAAGACACCAAACTCCAAGTCACAAAAGCCCACTTGTTCCCCCGCTGTGCCCAAATCAAAAGCTCACCATGAAATCCCTAACTTATTATGCTTCCCTCCCCTATTTCCGTCTGATGTGTCTCTGGCTGGTACCAGATCACCGCTACCCAAAGagcctctctccccttctccatCTGCATCCTTCTCGCTCAGGTCCAAATCTGCACTCTCACCATCAAGCTCTACTGAGGTAACTTTGTTTCCTGAAGTTCGCCATTCAACCCCATTACGACAACGCTCGGACTCATCTCTGCAGCCAGAACAATCACAATCTTCCAATTTATTTCAAGAACCAATCTCATCCCCAATGCTTTCTCAATCAGCACCAAGCAATCTGGAGGCCCCGGAGCAATCCCAGCATTCCTTGAGTGACCCAGACTCTTTCCTATCAGATAATGAACTCAAGCTGCCGCAGTCTTCCGGGCCAAACCCACGACCAAAATCCCTGGAACCAACGCAGTCACAGACAAACCCTGCACCGTTTAGCACGGCTGTAAAAACCCTATCAAGTTCATTTAACCAGTCCCCGTCAGAAGTAAATTCTAGAGAAAAGTCAACTCCATCATATGGGGATGCTACGGTTTATAcgtcttctccctccttctctggTGACCCTGAATCAACCCATCAAGCTCGGCAGGATACAAAGTGCATCCCATCGATTTCATCACATCCCTTAAATGTCGTCCAGAATCACCCTTTCACTGTGAgaatgaaggaggaagaggagctatCAATGG ACAGTGGAGATGAAATGTCCAGCGATAGTCTGGATCTGGCTTCACATGACGGAGGCTCTTCAGATGAAGACGCACAGATGCGCGGACGTTTAACGAGACGGAGATCCAGAGAAGGAGAGCAAGGGATTTCTGCCACGTCTCATCTCGGAGATTCCTTTGTTCCTGCACATGCAGACGTAGAAAAGGATCTGCAGACTGATGAGCCAGAACGGCTGTCAGAAGAACCATACAcg GTGACGCACAACTGGAGTGCTGGGTCTGGATCAGAGCGATTGTCTAGTCTGCGGGGGCTCTCCCCTCGCAGAGTGGATTTGAATTCTGCTCACTCTGACAcgccagaacacacacactttgacccAGGCTCAACAG
- the zbbx gene encoding uncharacterized protein zbbx isoform X8, whose translation MRRVSSFKDGDNVTSHKRLFAKDASKYAGGIPESPERGAMNLNKVVLPPDNKARSVKLNARNLRVLQIETVTQESKEIEEKLQQLKRSMSKEKEERGHSGGFKWKSGRCGSLDNKTLKDSAKEDKKNRLQKLSAGKMKIRILKDEPLTAPPQPPPLPPAIGPRTPTRNRLKGPICGQCEVKTAGLNCAECTENYCIGCFARFHQKGALKLHRMIPFQTELRTHVSTRDVLSYSPSTSTSPSSNPVTSLPVLSSASSRRGGQSPEMGREAVEKPLQTHPDTSQVLVANRAAERRFEMGLARGDEKGFPTSLLSGEYNEEESASSFQAALRQWRGETSDGAGDATSEVAMWIPLRPVSAIAIQADLPPDREAEGQESGGGKGRMTLRVEFTEDNLTYMDRLLLKKHRRLPIQTYDPSLAFRPDLKSDTNTKEEEVESSLTAREEDFRRYCASLFAVPVTGGRTQTQIATPEPCLVIEVLDEKNRDINGVCAEQRTNNKEVPLLKQVSSDGGASVPQTALTGVGSSGVGVSPHSPTQASRHSSRAPTEPKTALELGPPKPQTSKAEHAMKSLPSKSLPSPCPTAETTRTSQTSIKTPNSKSQKPTCSPAVPKSKAHHEIPNLLCFPPLFPSDVSLAGTRSPLPKEPLSPSPSASFSLRSKSALSPSSSTEVTLFPEVRHSTPLRQRSDSSLQPEQSQSSNLFQEPISSPMLSQSAPSNLEAPEQSQHSLSDPDSFLSDNELKLPQSSGPNPRPKSLEPTQSQTNPAPFSTAVKTLSSSFNQSPSEVNSREKSTPSYGDATVYTSSPSFSGDPESTHQARQDTKCIPSISSHPLNVVQNHPFTVRMKEEEELSMDSGDEMSSDSLDLASHDGGSSDEDAQMRGRLTRRRSREGEQGISATSHLGDSFVPAHADVEKDLQTDEPERLSEEPYTGCGVKEGARHREKRSGLKRHPREWTRMIYQPFNGDAQLECWVWIRAIV comes from the exons ATGAGACGAGTGAGCTCGTTCAAAGATGGCGACAATGTAACATCTCAT AAGAGACTCTTTGCGAAAGACGCATCGAAATACGCTGGAGGAATACCTGAGTCCCCGGAAAGAGGAGCCATGAATTTGAACAAAGTCGTGTTGCCTCCTGACAACAAGGCCAGATCTGTCAAACTCAACGCCAG GAACCTGCGAGTGCTACAGATAGAGACGGTGACCCAGGAGAGCAAAGAGATCGAGGAGAAACTGCAACAGCTGAAACGCAGCATGagtaaagagaaggaggagagagg GCATTCAGGAGGGTTTAAATGGAAGTCTGGACGATGTGGTTCCCTCGACAACAAAACTCTAAAAGACAGCGCCAAGGAGGACAAGAAGAACAGACTCCAAAAG CTGTCAGCAGGCAAGATGAAGATCCGAATACTGAAGGATGAACCACTGACAG CCCCGCCTCAGCCACCACCTCTACCTCCTGCCATTGGTCCTCGGACACCAACAAGAAACAGGCTGAAAGGACCAATCTGTGGACAGTGTGAAGTCAAGACTGCTGGACTA aACTGTGCTGAATGCACGGAGAACTACTGCATTGGCTGTTTTGCCAGATTCCACCAGAAGGGGGCACTGAAGCTCCACAGAATGATCCCCTTTCAG ACAGAACTGCGGACGCACGTGAGCACTCGAGATGTTCTCAGTTACTCTCCTAGCACCTCTACAAGTCCTAGTTCCAACCCCGTGACCAGTCTCCCCGTCTTGTCCAGTGCAAGTAGCAGACGAGGAGGACAGAGCCCGGAAATGGGAAGAGAGGCGGTGGAAAAACCTCTGCAAACGCACCCTGATACCAGCCAG GTGTTGGTCGCGAATCGCGCAGCGGAGAGACGCTTTGAAATGGGGCTGGCAAGAGGGGACGAGAAGGGATTCCCCACTTCTCTTCTTAGTGGAGAATACAACGAGGAGGAGTCGGCGAGCTCTTTCCAGGCGGCTCTCAGACAGTGGAGAGGGGAGACGAGTGATGGAGCAGGGGACGCCACAAGTGAGGTTGCAATGTGGATACCACTCCGTCCAG TCTCAGCTATAGCAATCCAGGCCGACCTCCCTCCAGACAGAGAAGCTGAAGGACAAGAAagtggagggggaaaagggaggaTGACTCTCCGGGTGGAGTTCACTGAGGACAACCTTACCTACATGGACAGATTGCTTCTCAAGAAGCACCGCAG gttaCCGATTCAAACGTATGATCCTTCGCTGGCCTTTCGTCCAGATTTAAAATCTGACACCAAcaccaaggaggaggaggtggagagcaGCCTAACAG ctaGGGAGGAGGATTTCCGTCGCTACTGTGCATCATTGTTTGCCGTCCCTGTCACCGGCGGCAGGACTCAGACTCAGATTGCTACACCTGAACCGTGCCTCGTCATAGAAGTCCTGGATGAG aaaaacagagacataAATGGAGTCTGTGCTGAACAGAGGACAAACAACAAAGA GGTTCCCTTGTTGAAGCAGGTCTCCAGCGACGGAGGGGCATCTGTGCCCCAAACGGCCTTAACCGGTGTTGGGTCCTCAGGAGTCGGCGTCTCTCCTCACAGTCCAACTCAAGCATCCAGACACTCATCCAGAGCACCAACAGAGCCTAAAACAGCTCTGGAGCTCGGTCCACCCAAGCCTCAGACGTCAAAAGCCGAACACGCAATGAAAT CGTTACCCTCTAAAAGTTTGCCATCACCATGCCCGACTGCTGAGACAACAAGGACTTCACAGACATCAATCAAGACACCAAACTCCAAGTCACAAAAGCCCACTTGTTCCCCCGCTGTGCCCAAATCAAAAGCTCACCATGAAATCCCTAACTTATTATGCTTCCCTCCCCTATTTCCGTCTGATGTGTCTCTGGCTGGTACCAGATCACCGCTACCCAAAGagcctctctccccttctccatCTGCATCCTTCTCGCTCAGGTCCAAATCTGCACTCTCACCATCAAGCTCTACTGAGGTAACTTTGTTTCCTGAAGTTCGCCATTCAACCCCATTACGACAACGCTCGGACTCATCTCTGCAGCCAGAACAATCACAATCTTCCAATTTATTTCAAGAACCAATCTCATCCCCAATGCTTTCTCAATCAGCACCAAGCAATCTGGAGGCCCCGGAGCAATCCCAGCATTCCTTGAGTGACCCAGACTCTTTCCTATCAGATAATGAACTCAAGCTGCCGCAGTCTTCCGGGCCAAACCCACGACCAAAATCCCTGGAACCAACGCAGTCACAGACAAACCCTGCACCGTTTAGCACGGCTGTAAAAACCCTATCAAGTTCATTTAACCAGTCCCCGTCAGAAGTAAATTCTAGAGAAAAGTCAACTCCATCATATGGGGATGCTACGGTTTATAcgtcttctccctccttctctggTGACCCTGAATCAACCCATCAAGCTCGGCAGGATACAAAGTGCATCCCATCGATTTCATCACATCCCTTAAATGTCGTCCAGAATCACCCTTTCACTGTGAgaatgaaggaggaagaggagctatCAATGG ACAGTGGAGATGAAATGTCCAGCGATAGTCTGGATCTGGCTTCACATGACGGAGGCTCTTCAGATGAAGACGCACAGATGCGCGGACGTTTAACGAGACGGAGATCCAGAGAAGGAGAGCAAGGGATTTCTGCCACGTCTCATCTCGGAGATTCCTTTGTTCCTGCACATGCAGACGTAGAAAAGGATCTGCAGACTGATGAGCCAGAACGGCTGTCAGAAGAACCATACAcg GGCTGTGGTGTTAAAGAAGGTGCACGCCACCGAGAGAAACGGAGTGGATTAAAAAGACACCCCCGTGAATGGACCCGAATGATCTATCAGCCATTTAATG GTGACGCACAACTGGAGTGCTGGGTCTGGATCAGAGCGATTGTCTAG